The genomic region TGCCACTATCTAGTCTTCAAGAGGTACACTTTCATTTTGTACCTGAAACAGAGTGAAATGCTCACTGACTCTGACTACCTTAATTCTAGGTTACATTTTTCCCAGTGACTTCAGGCTAATAGCTCCCACtatagatatgcaaattaactggaGGAATTCTGCTTAAGATTTGAGTTTTTATAAGAGCAGCCACTTGTCAGAGGAAGACTTTTCCAAAGAGGTGAGGAAATATACACAAAGTAATGACAGTTTATCAAAGATTTATAGGAGTCTCCAGACCAGACTCAGTTCAGTGGGGGGTCAGCGGACTGATGGGAGCAAAAGGATTTAGAAAGTTCTTGCTCTTTCTTGGATCCCGGTCATGCCTGTCTAAAACCCTCACCCAAGTGCTATTCCTCCCTTTACTTGACATAGACACCTGAATTCTGGGTTCTCTTAAGATGGATTCATAGAAGCTATAAGGCACTCCTCAACACCCCTCCACCACCTTATCTCCTTGAACTGGATCTTCTTGATAAATGAATCTTTCACTTACTtcaaacaaaagttttaaatattgccctccccctttgtttttctttttttgaagtaTTGGGCACACAAACCTTGTACTGGTAACATACCTTCTAGGTAGGACCAGCATCATAAATCATGAGTTGTGCATGTGAAGAGCTGTCCCACATTCatgatcaattaaaaaaaacaatattaaagtGCTTTCTGCCATGACTGAATAGATTCAGAGCCCTTAATGATCCCACTTGCTCTGTGAGGCCTGACTCACACTAAGGAGGCAAGCGTGAGGATTGGGAGCATGCCTtcatttcacagagagaaaggtcaACATGCAAATATTGATGAGGCAGCTCTGAGAAAGAAGGAATCTGATTTGATGATCATTTACTGTTGATTGAAGGACTCATTTTAATTGTGGACATAATACTGAACTGGGGGACTATTGGCCACTGGAAATGGAGGAGGAGTTTAccacagagagaggcaggagagaatAAGCAGAGCAGAAGACAGTATAATTTTGTGGATATATAAACAGTGAAGGACACCAGATGTTGCACCTTGGTCCTTGAGGTgtgctaaggaaaaaaaaaaaaaaatacagagccaAGTAACTGCAgtacaagcaaaagtttatttagaaagtcacaggggTAAAGAAGTGAGCCATGGGAGAAGTGAGCCAACTAGACTGCATGGACTCAGGaagcaagttacagaggcaaagaagggcctttggagcttaggagaaagaaagcaaggacAATATGCCTGAtggaagaaagggggaaggaaaggcTTGGGCGTGCtctagagagaatggagggaagaaggggataGGGAAAGGtgtgggagacagaaagagagaggggggggggggaagcctcGTCCTTCTTCATCTTgagggcttttatttattttccaaaggcATGGATTTTAGAAGTGGTCTCAGAGgagaatctcaatagaatattcatcagctttccaagtgtgtcctttcagggttgtgatctctactgattggttggtgctagGGTAGGAGATCATTAGTCATTGCATTTGGTCCCAAAGCCAGCCATGTCAttgcttcatctggttttgctgcttttctgggactGGAACTGAAACTCAACTGaggtctagatgttatctctagtttgaccaaaactgtCTCCTTGGTCAACAGATCCAAGGCTTTGTTCTaggggcttaatgcttaagggaatgGTCATACAAGGGTTATATGGGAGTTGTATGATGCTATTCTCTGGACTTCTTGTTCTGTCTCCCtcatgactagcaacatgccaaGGGATGAAAGTTCAGGGGAGAATTTGAACTGCATGACCAGTAATATGAAAGGTCAGGATATGTAATCTGCATGACCAATGATATGTTAGGGAagaaaaggtcaccctgggggtgaaGTTTCATCATTCAATACTTGTTTATGAAGTTTTCCCCATTGCTAGGCACCAGGTAACATTCTTTCTGGTAACATTCTTTACCTGGCCTGTAGTTTCTACTTTGGTCATATCTGTCTAACTGTCTACAATATCAGATACACTTAAAGCTGCAGGAGTAAAAAAGAGATGGAACACTAATAAGTATTTATCTGTGTACTGAGAATGTAGAATTATTGAAGCTTGTTTGGTTTAAAGACTATTCTGAAAATTAACATTATTCTTCATTGGATATGATTATCTCAGCCTGTAAGCAGATACCCATGTTAGTACCtccattttaatgttaatttgcCTGGGTTAGTCTTCTGGTGATAGAGTAGGCATttagacaggcatgagcagagcaggAACCAAAGGCCAGAGTGGAAATTCCTGGGTGCCTAACAAGGGGCAAAACTAGAGAAAACAAGTATTATAGGCTTGGACCTTACCCCCAAGGTGACCTTTCCTCTCCTAGCATGTCACTAATTATGCGGTTAGACCCTTTGATCTTTTATATCATTAATCATGCGATTTAGCTCCCCTTTAGAAGAGTAACAAGGGGGCCAGAGAATAGCATCATACAactcccatacaagcccttgcaTGACCATTCCCTGAAGCACTAAACCCCCAGAACAATGAGGTTCTGTCTCGCATctaataatcttaggaacaaagccttggATCTGATGACCAAGGAGacagttttggtcaaactagagataacatctagacctCAGTTGAGTTTCAGCTCCGGGCccaaaaaagcagcaaaaccagatgaagcaaCAACatagctgacatcaggaccagaggTAATGATTAATGATCTTCTACCCTAGCACCAGTCAATCattggagaccatgaccctgaaaggactcacttggaaagctgatgaatatgcTATTGAGATCCTCCCATTAGAACTCCTCTAAAATCCCCacctttagaaaacaaataaaaacccttAAGATGAAGAACCGAGCAGGTGCTCTCCTCTTGAGAACACCCACAACTCTCCACACCCCCTTTTTTCCCAGGCACACTCTCTCTGGAGTATAATGgtgcctttctccctcttccctcaggTGCATTATCTTtacctttctttctcctaagctccaagggcccttatTTGCCACTGTAATTTGTCTCTTAAGTCATGCAGCACATTTGGCTCATTTCTTCTAcccctgtgactttctaaataaactttccttGTATTtcagttcttggctctgaattctttttttagcTGAACTCAAGGACTGGGGTGTAATTCTGACATTAACATCAGGAGGAACTAGTACTCCTTTTTTTTTGTGGGATAGCAATAGGCTCCCCACAGAACAGAGACCTCTGATTTGTCTCCTGATGGCTGTTTCTCTTCTTGACTGAACTGGACCCCTCCAGGATAGGACCCCATCTATTTTCTCCCAATCTCCACCTCTTCAGACCACTTTCCTTCCCATTCGCTCCCTGGCTGTGCAAGTCTGAACCTGGACCCTCTGTTGTCACCTATCACTTTATTCCACAGATGGAGGCCCAGTGGTCTCATGGTCCAGGTGAAAGATAACATGACTGGAGCCATATTAAAATAGAGCCTAAGTAGCCATTTCAGAGGAACTGCTCTGCacgtcttatttttctttatcttaaaagcTGGACCAAACCACCATATTTCCAAGAAGGCCAAGACTATCCTATTTGTAAAGACTGATGAAATTGCACTTTGAGAATGACCAAATTGCTAACcaacaaattaaatacaattacaGGTGAATCTCAAGCCAACCCAATGAAGTACAAATCTAACCCTACCTCATCTAGTACCGATAAATCTTCTTTAATACAACTTACCTCAActtcctcccttttcctcatAAAACCCTGAGTCCCTATAAAGGGGGAACACAGACTCCCTGAATTTGTTCTCCCAAATTGCAATTCTTTTGGATCTTAAATAAATGCTTAAAGCTGCtcatctttttttgtctttttttttttgtctcatttttgctttttatctttCAGTTAAAGACCCAGAAACCAGAGGTGGTGATATACAATTACAAATGCAGCAAAACACCAAGTTAGTATTCTTAGAAGTTCCACTAAGAAGGAGGAAAACTGAGGAGCTTCAGGCTTGGGAAGAAGGGTGAAATACAAAAAATTCTGTCCACAGGAAACAAATCTAAAAacttaaagtttccttttttccccctcctgcaTCCTCACTGCTGGTAAGGAGTGAGACTCCCATTACCTCAGAAATGCAAGTATATCTGACCACTCTCACCTACAGGCTTCCTTCTTAGATAGAAGCTCCCAGGCCTAAGAATTCAGTTTACAGGAGAAAAATAGCCATTTCCAACATTTATAAATGTAGTATATAAAGACAATGACAGAAGTGGTGAAACTGGTTAGAATTAGGGCCTTTCTCTCCCTATGACCTTGTCTAGAGTCAGATACAGCTGTAAACAAAGGGACAAATAAAATGACTAAGTGATGACAGAAGCTGAGTCTAGTCTGTTCAAGAAATGTAAGGAAGCTTTGCCAACAACTAAGCAGACTCACAGGCCAAGTACCTGGGGATCTGTGAGAGCCACCAGCTCAGGAAGAGCCACAAGTCCACAGCATGTAGCAAAGCAGGAAGACTCGGAGTTTTTTTCTTGAGTTGACTCTGGTGGCAGAAAGGATGACTGGGAAGCAAGGAAACCTACTCCCAGCTGTGCCACAAACTAGCAGCAGCCCTGAGCAagcacttaacctttctgagatTCAGCTTGCTCCTCTGTAGAAAGCAGGGATTACAATAGAACAGGGGTGGCAAATGGAGGCATGTGTATCTCTACTTGTCTCATGCCTTCCGAAGAGGCTACTGTTCAGTTACATTATGGAAGTTCTTCTACAGCACTCCAAATAGGCACTTCCAATTAAAGTTTGTACACAAGTTGAAATCCAGATATTTTTACCTCTAAAATCCCCTCTAGCACCTAAATGGAAGGTTCCGATTTTCCAAGTAAGAgatgactattttttttattttttatttagtgactcactcagaaaagaaaatgaaagaaagaaagaagaaagaaagagagagagagagagagagagagagagagagagagagaagaaaaaaagaaagaagaaaagaaaagagaaaaagaaagaaaagaaaagaaaagaaaagaagagaaaacaaaacaaaacaaaacatttatcatgcctcctcctcctccccaccctgaggCTGGGCAGGGTCTTCTTGATGTCATACTGTCCTTCCTTCTGTGTCAGAGAGTTTAGTGTTTGACCTTTTCCTTCTGTCAGTTCACCCAGCATGAGTGTCCTCTGCAGCACCCTTTTATCTAACCAGCCCACACTTGTTAGTACATGCAGACCCAGGGAAAGGTCCCGGGACTGAAAACCTACTTCCTTAAGGGGAGGGCAAGGAAAGACCAATGAAAGAGGCTGGTCACTCCAGTCTGGTAATTAATAGAATTCACTAAGGAATATTTACACATAAGGCCTGTCTTGGGTGGCTGTGAGATAGAGTGGATCCCTGGGACACCGGGCAGATGCCAATGAACTTACTTAGGCTAAAAGAGGTGGGAGATAATCTGGGATAATAATATGTGAATGCTACCAGGTACAGAAATTACTGTACTTGCTTGACCACATCAGGACAATGGCCTGTTCCAGGAAGGAGCAAGtcactggaggagggggaggggtcagaAAGGACATCAATTATGGTCTGACGGTCTCTAAGGGGGATATATGGGACGCAATCTCTGTTCTGGCCCAGGTCCTGCTCATGGGACAGGAATCATATCATGGAATAATCTTTCCTCCacacttaaaattttatgtttggcATCAAGGAATCTATTTGAAAAGAGATTATCTCAAAAAGGAATTATCTCTAAAAGCCAAGAGTCAGAAGAGGGGGCATATAATGATTCTACTTGCTGCTCACTAAAGTTAACCAGATTTACAGTTCTCACCTTCTGGCAGGAAAGCAATCACATTAACCGTAACCTGATAGAAGACAGCTTCAGGAAGCCAGGTAGTTGCAACTGAGTTTTATTGAAAGAAGCAGTAAAGTGGTTCTCGTGGGACCCACCTCAcaacccacccctcaccccccaaaccACACAGGCGCAAGTCTCAGGCCAGGGAAACACTTTCGTGTTGGATAGGAGCCCTAACTTGAGTCATTTCCCTCAGTGCTTagcaaggaggagggggagacagatgACTTGGTGAGGTGGGGCAGCTCACTGCTCTGGTCTCAGGTGGAGACCTCTACTGAAGCATCAAAGTGAACAGGCACATACGGGTTTCCCTCACAGGCCACGATGATGTGCCTCTCCTTCTGGCTGGTCCGGTAGGCACAGTTGGGGTACTTGGAGCCACTCGTCACACGACAGTCCGTGATCTTCATGCTGGAGCTGCTCTTGTGGCAGTTGGGCTGCCCATTCTTGCAGGTGATGTTTCCCTGGAGGCAAATGGCCTGGACATCTGCCAGAGGCTCGTGCACGAAGGTGTTCACTGGTTTGCACCGTCCCTCTGTCATATTCCGGCGCCTCATCATTTGGTTGCAGTAGTTGGAGTTGTTGCTGGGGGAGCCGTCTGGGTCCATGTGTTGCCGCTGGAACTTCATGGCCCGTGATTCCTTGCCCAGGGAAGGCTGGACCCACCCCAGCACTAACAGCACCAGGACTAGCAGTGGGAACAGGATGAGGGACTTCTCCTGAGCCATGGTGGCCTCAGTCCCCTGGAGGAGCCTAGCcagtgaagagagagaggaggaaaagcaTCACTTTAGAAGAGAACCCCAGGTCCCACCTGAGGTCTCCCCTGGCTTACAGTCTCCCTTCAGGTCAGCCAGAAAGACACTCCTCTTCCTGTAAGATTTTCCAAGTGATGAGACACTCATATGTACTCGCCTCCAAAGAATTTGACCCTACTAGTAACAGGGAGCCGGGTCTTCCCTTCTGCGTGGTGACCTCCAAAGTGACCTAAAATCCCAGGGGTCCTCTTTTTGAATACTGGAggttttttatgtaaaatacttttttaaaaaatatatttttattgatttcaaggaggagggaagagggagagatagaaacatcaatgatgagacggtcattgaccagctgcctcctgcacaccccctactcgggatcaagcccataatttgagcccacaaccctggcatgtgcccttgactggaattgaacccagaacccttcagtccgcaggcagatgctctatccactgagccaaactagctagggctaaaaaGCATTTGTACTCAGTGTTGAAGTGGGTCAATAGAAGATCTTTTTGTCTAAAATTAACCATGAGCCAAATTGTATCGCAGTTACTATTATGATATACAGGCTCATAGCGGACAGAGCTTCGTTGTCCTACAACACTAGGGAAACTCaactcagtgcctggcactggcatCATAAAGGGATGCCATTGTATTCCAAAGAGAGATGCTTGCCTCCCCCCACCTGAGGCTGCTCCTTCTCTAGCCCTATGTGTTCTCTGCAGCCAGAATGCTCGCTCCCATCCAGCTCTGCCCCCAGTGACATTTGCCTAACCCAAGCTTAGGGATTAGCCTtgcccaccctgcctccctcctctccagacCTCAATCAGAAGCTGCTCCAAGACCACCTCTTGGGCCCCTTACCTGGGACTCTAGCTTGGATTCTAGGCAAGAGCAAGTGGAAGGCCAGTTTCTGCAGTCACTGGATCCCTGGGGAGTGGAGTTTATGTAGATTACAAAGGGGCTTGGCTTCCATAATGAGAAGGGTGGGAGGAGCATTTGAGTTTCAGTCCAGAGGAAAACAAAGGCACCCTGAGTAGGGTGGGAATGGCCCAGGCTCCCCTCTTTTCACTGGGGGGAATGAGTCTGCCTAAAGGAGCATTTCTTGCCAGACAAATCTCATCTCTCTGCTGGTTCACAGGGACAGCAGGGAAAGTCACAAAGGCCCTGATGCTCAAACCCCAACCAAGTCTTTGTTCTCTCTTTGGGGGCCATTTCACCAAATAGCCCTTAGAGATAAGCAAAGGGCACATAATAGGTAATCAaggaatggggtggaggggggaagagCGGGAAGAGAGGTCTTCTCTCTCCTCAGGAGTCCTGGAGTGGTTTTGACCAGAATTACCAAACTCCTAAcagcagctctcctgtgggaagtGGGAGAAGTATCCAGCTGTCTCTAGCTGGCAGGCTTCCCCAAtctggaggaggggagagtgcCTGAACAGTTTGGGTAAGAAGGAAACCtctgcatggcctcacccagttCTGGTAACTTCAACATTCCTGAGGTGAGTGTGTGACAATTTTTATCTTCAGTGACCACTCATCCTGTAGGTCAGAGTTAAGTAGAGAAACTGAAGATAAATCAAAAGCCAAATTCcctttcagaggaaaaataaagagcatCAAGTTTTTTAACAGCAGAATTCCCTCCTAGGTAGAGATCTCTTTTTGTTGTGACAATTTTGATACTGTTTGAGTGAAAAATAGCAAAATTCCCTCCATGCtctagatttattattttttctaggaaaattattttatttagttataatATCAATCTCCGATAGcttgaaataaaaatgtccatTGTTTTCCATTGAACGGTATGGTTTGTATGTCATTTTCTTTTAGAATGTcctgtttttcattaaaataacttCTATGCCACTCAATGTGTTCCACTTTCTATTTAAGCACTCAGATATGGGCTTTTGGAAAGGCCATGTTAattctgatcaaataattgaaccAATACTCCCTCCCCTGGAAACTGACCTTGAGGCCACTACACAGTGGACATTCCctcttgcttagaccacattccacttgctaagaccattatctctcccctctgaACCTTCTTAGGATCCAGAccacccagagaattctctgcccagaaaaagcccgcctagagtcctttaaaatccgACTACCTGTCCCTGTGTGCTGgcaccatttgggggctcagcccatctggtatccagatgacgtAATAATTTTATGATCCCTTACCACTTTGGTTCCATGTGTTCCTCCTTGGGCGATCCTAACAGGTCACCAGCTCCATGGGCGATCCTAACAGGTCACCAGCTCCATGAAATAGTGAACTGGTCTTTGTTCTGGAAAATACTGCAGGTATTTATCCAGAAATTATGTTCATTAAATTCTGAACCATCACCAAAACCTGCTTCGTTGTTAATTGGGAGCTCCCACAGTTTCCCCTCTTTCATTCACTGGCTCATCTTTTCAAAACCATTCCAAAAGGCTGTTCATTCACTGCAGCTAACTGCTTAGAAATTCCACATCCCAACGTGAAGGTGCTGTTTCTGTTTCAGGTGCCTCCTCAGTAACTGCTTTAACATAAAAAACATTAAGTTTCTTccctttgaatatatttttcctaaaatagcTGACAGACTCACTGGC from Eptesicus fuscus isolate TK198812 chromosome 5, DD_ASM_mEF_20220401, whole genome shotgun sequence harbors:
- the LOC129149164 gene encoding ribonuclease pancreatic, giving the protein MAQEKSLILFPLLVLVLLVLGWVQPSLGKESRAMKFQRQHMDPDGSPSNNSNYCNQMMRRRNMTEGRCKPVNTFVHEPLADVQAICLQGNITCKNGQPNCHKSSSSMKITDCRVTSGSKYPNCAYRTSQKERHIIVACEGNPYVPVHFDASVEVST